Proteins from a genomic interval of Pseudomonas asplenii:
- the clpP gene encoding ATP-dependent Clp endopeptidase proteolytic subunit ClpP, giving the protein MFRNSYIQQNSDIQAAGGLVPMVVEQSARGERAYDIYSRLLKERVIFLVGPVEDYMANLICAQLLFLEAENPDKDIHLYINSPGGSVTAGMSIYDTMQFIKPNVSTTCIGQACSMGAFLLTAGAEGKRFCLPNSRVMIHQPLGGFQGQASDIEIHAKEILFIRERLNTLMAKHSGRTLEEIERDTNRDNFMSATAAREYGLIDEVIEKRPA; this is encoded by the coding sequence ATGTTCCGTAATTCTTATATTCAGCAGAACTCTGATATCCAGGCCGCTGGCGGCCTGGTCCCGATGGTTGTCGAGCAGTCCGCTCGTGGCGAGCGCGCCTATGACATCTACTCGCGTCTTCTCAAGGAGCGAGTGATCTTTCTGGTGGGCCCGGTAGAGGACTACATGGCCAACCTGATCTGTGCGCAGTTGCTGTTCCTTGAAGCGGAAAATCCGGACAAGGACATCCATCTCTACATCAACTCCCCGGGCGGTTCGGTAACGGCGGGTATGTCGATCTACGACACCATGCAGTTCATCAAGCCGAACGTTTCGACCACCTGTATCGGCCAAGCCTGCAGCATGGGTGCGTTCCTGCTGACCGCCGGTGCCGAAGGCAAGCGTTTCTGCCTGCCGAACTCGCGCGTGATGATTCACCAGCCTCTGGGCGGTTTCCAGGGCCAGGCTTCGGATATCGAAATCCATGCCAAGGAAATCCTGTTCATTCGCGAGCGCCTCAACACGCTGATGGCCAAGCACAGCGGGCGTACCCTTGAAGAAATCGAGCGCGATACCAATCGCGACAACTTCATGAGCGCAACCGCTGCACGTGAGTATGGCCTGATCGACGAAGTGATCGAAAAGCGCCCTGCGTGA